CCGGCCCACCACCGCCTCGCGTTCCAGGCCGAGCCAGCCGAGCAGCGTGGCGTTGATCTTCGCGATGGTGCCGTCCATCAGCGTCGACAGATACCCGCACGGGGCGCTCTCGTAGAGCTCCTCGGCACTGTCCTCCAGCAGCGCGGCGAACGCCGCGCCGGACGCTCCCCGGTCGCCGGCCGCCGGATCGGGATGCCGCTCCGTGCGGCACATCACCGCAATCCGGCCAGGAAGCTCAGGATCGCGTCGTTGGTGGCATCGGGCGCGGACAGGTGCGGGCAGTGCCCGGTCGCGTCGAGCGTGAGCAGTGTCGACGAGGGGATCGCCTGGTGGACGAAGGCGCCCACCTCCCGGGGGGCGACGGCGTCCTGGGTGCACTCCAGCACCAGGGTCGGCACCCGCACGTTCTTCAGGTCGTCCCTGGAATCCGACAGGAACGTGGTCCGGGCGAACACCCGCGCCATGTCCGGATCCGTGGCGCAGAAGCTGTTCCTCAGCTCCTCACCGAGTTCCGGCCGGTCCTCGTTCCCCATGATCACCGGCGCCATCGCCGCCGACCAGCCCAGATAGTTCGACTCCAGCGACGCCAGGAGCTCGTCGATGTCGTCGGCGCTGAACCCGCCGCGGTAGCCGTCGTCGTCGATGTACCGCGGGGAGGGAGCGACCATGACCAGCGCCCCGAGGCGTTCCGGAGCCCGGTCGGCGGCCAGCACGCCGACCATCGCGCTCACGGAGTGGCCGACGAACACCGCGTCCCGCACATCGAGTGCCTCGCAGACCTCCACCACGTCCAGGGCGTAACCGTCCAGAGAGGCGTAGCGGCGCTCCGAGAACGCGGCGGCGTCCGAGCGGCCCGAACCGACGTAGTCGAACAGCACCACCCGGTACTTCTCGACCAGGGCGGGAACCGTCAGCCGCCACATGTTCTGATCGCAGCCGAACCCATGGGCCAGCACCACCGTCCGCCCATCCGGGTTGCCGATGATGCTCACGTTGTTCCTGCGGGCGATGTCCATGTCGGGGAGTCTCTCAGGCCCCCTCCAGCGTTCCGCCATCGCCTCCGTTCCTCCACGTCACGCCCCACGCCTTCACACCGGTTCGCGGGGGGAAGGTGACCGAAGCCTTGCCCGATGGC
The Streptomyces tirandamycinicus DNA segment above includes these coding regions:
- a CDS encoding alpha/beta fold hydrolase, encoding MDIARRNNVSIIGNPDGRTVVLAHGFGCDQNMWRLTVPALVEKYRVVLFDYVGSGRSDAAAFSERRYASLDGYALDVVEVCEALDVRDAVFVGHSVSAMVGVLAADRAPERLGALVMVAPSPRYIDDDGYRGGFSADDIDELLASLESNYLGWSAAMAPVIMGNEDRPELGEELRNSFCATDPDMARVFARTTFLSDSRDDLKNVRVPTLVLECTQDAVAPREVGAFVHQAIPSSTLLTLDATGHCPHLSAPDATNDAILSFLAGLR